In the genome of Neodiprion pinetum isolate iyNeoPine1 chromosome 2, iyNeoPine1.2, whole genome shotgun sequence, one region contains:
- the LOC124210967 gene encoding nociceptin receptor yields MNNTNVTSGIFPIDETEQLEPDLAEVVIHRIQMYYTPVLVYLGALGNCLSVCVFFNSKLRKLSSSFYLAALAISDTGFLVSLFVVWLNMVDVGLFNRQGFCQFFIFLTTLCSFLSVWFVVAFTVERFVAVQYPLRRQSMCTVTRAKAVLVGLTVLGVTLCSPVLWFSSPQPPTEKHNVTLCNLAEEWEEWANVFNVADTVLTFILPFSVIVVLNSLIARAVWRLAGVRRTMTVTGRRVKRPQMSNGQNQRPATSQTKVTKMLLVVSTAFLCFNLPAYVMRLYAFFGGDSDRMTVILQHVCNLLFHTNFGINFALYCVSGQNFRRAVGHMLCPRPRRRHDTTQVTMSEYVRSSGSLSRRRTVTMNGSWRDAHELHAMSQK; encoded by the exons atgaacaaCACGAACGTGACGAGCGGGATTTTCCCGATAGACGAAACGGAGCAGCTTGAGCCTGACCTGGCCGAAGTGGTTATACACCGTATCCAGATGTACTACACACCGGTTCTCGTGTACCTCGGAGCCCTCGGTAACTGTCTGTCGGTCTGCGTGTTCTTCAATTCAAAACTACGGAAACTGTCGTCGAGTTTCTACCTGGCAGCACTGGCGATAAGCGACACTGGTTTCCTGGTCTCGCTGTTCGTCGTGTGGTTAAACATGGTCGACGTCGGTCTGTTCAACCGTCAGGGTTTCTGCCAGTTCTTCATCTTCTTAACGACCCTCTGCAGCTTCCTGAGCGTTTGGTTCGTCGTGGCGTTCACCGTTGAGAGATTCGTCGCCGTCCAGTATCCGCTCCGTCGGCAATCCATGTGCACGGTGACCAGAGCCAAGGCCGTGTTGGTGGGTCTCACGGTTCTTGGAGTGACGTTGTGCAGTCCTGTTCTTTGGTTCTCGAGCCCCCAGCCACCGACCGAAAAGCACAACGTGACCCTCTGCAACCTCGCCGAGGAATGGGAGGAGTGGGCGAACGTTTTCAACGTAGCTGACACCGTCCTGACGTTCATACTACCGTTCTCCGTAATCGTGGTTCTTAACTCGTTGATCGCCAGGGCCGTTTGGCGACTCGCTGGCGTTCGTCGGACCATGACGGTCACCGGAAGACGAGTAAAGAGGCCCCAGATGTCCAACGGACAGAATCAAAGACCCGCCACTTCTCAGACAAAGGTCACCAAGATGCTGCTCGTTGTGTCGACGGCGTTTCTTTGCTTCAATCTTCCCGCCTATGTTATGCGGCTCTACGCCTTCTTCGGG GGTGATTCGGATCGCATGACCGTCATACTGCAACACGTGTGCAATTTGCTGTTTCACACGAATTTCGGCATCAATTTTGCGCTCTACTGTGTCAGcggtcaaaattttcgacggGCTGTTGGCCACATGCTTTGTCCAAGACCGAGACGTCGCCATGACACCACTCAAGTTACCA